Proteins co-encoded in one Candidatus Pelagibacter sp. RS40 genomic window:
- the cobS gene encoding cobaltochelatase subunit CobS, producing MTPNIEKTPDIKLSVNQTFGFESDMEVDAFSEKSEYVPEIDKSYKFDKETTLAVLSGFAFNKRVLVQGYHGTGKSTHIEQIAARLNWPCIRINLDSHVSRIDLIGKDSIVIKDGKQVTEFKEGILPWSIQNPVALVFDEYDAGRPDVMFVIQRVLEAEGNFTLLDKNKVIKQNKFFRLFATSNTVGLGDTTGLYHGTQQINQGQMDRWNIVTTLNYLGLEKEMEIILSKNKNLNNAKGKEKVSNMIKVATLTRKGFMAGDISTVMSPRTVLHWAENSEIFKDTGYAFRVTFLNKCDDVEKNIIAEYYQRCFGEDLPESMINVQV from the coding sequence TTGACACCTAATATTGAAAAAACTCCAGATATAAAATTATCAGTTAACCAAACTTTTGGTTTTGAAAGTGATATGGAAGTTGATGCATTTTCTGAAAAGTCAGAATATGTGCCTGAAATAGATAAAAGCTATAAATTTGATAAAGAAACAACTCTAGCAGTCCTAAGCGGTTTTGCTTTTAATAAAAGAGTTTTGGTTCAAGGCTATCATGGTACTGGAAAATCCACACATATTGAGCAAATAGCTGCGAGATTAAATTGGCCATGTATTAGAATTAATTTAGATAGTCATGTAAGTAGAATAGATTTAATTGGTAAAGATTCAATTGTAATTAAAGACGGGAAGCAAGTCACAGAGTTTAAAGAAGGAATCCTTCCTTGGTCTATTCAAAATCCAGTTGCTCTTGTTTTTGATGAGTATGATGCTGGTAGACCAGATGTAATGTTTGTAATTCAAAGAGTATTAGAAGCAGAAGGAAATTTTACATTATTAGATAAGAATAAAGTAATAAAGCAAAATAAATTTTTTAGATTATTTGCAACATCAAATACTGTTGGTTTGGGCGATACAACTGGATTATATCATGGAACACAACAGATAAATCAAGGCCAAATGGATCGATGGAATATAGTTACCACATTAAACTATCTGGGTTTAGAGAAGGAAATGGAAATCATTTTAAGCAAAAACAAAAATCTTAATAATGCTAAAGGTAAAGAAAAAGTCTCTAATATGATTAAAGTAGCAACACTTACGAGAAAAGGTTTTATGGCTGGTGATATTTCAACTGTTATGAGCCCACGTACTGTTTTGCATTGGGCAGAAAATTCAGAAATATTTAAAGACACTGGATATGCATTTAGGGTTACATTTTTAAATAAATGTGATGATGTAGAGAAAAATATTATTGCTGAATACTATCAAAGATGTTTTGGAGAAGATTTACCCGAGTCAATGATAAATGTTCAAGTTTAA
- a CDS encoding shikimate kinase, with the protein MKSKKNIVLVGMMGAGKSSIGKLLSKKIGFDFVDIDKLIEEKEDKTIVEIFRINGEKYFRDLEEKISIEKLKNTNQVIALGGGAYLNRNIRKQTLAKSTSFWLNWNSSTLIKRIKDNKKRPLVLNLKINEIKKLIDERSKIYISSDYKINCDKLDKFEIVKKIKDIYEGS; encoded by the coding sequence ATGAAATCAAAAAAAAACATCGTTTTAGTCGGTATGATGGGAGCTGGAAAATCCTCAATTGGAAAATTATTGTCCAAGAAAATTGGATTTGATTTTGTTGATATCGATAAATTAATAGAAGAAAAAGAAGATAAAACTATTGTAGAAATATTTAGAATAAATGGTGAAAAGTATTTTAGAGATTTAGAGGAAAAGATTTCAATAGAAAAATTAAAAAATACTAATCAAGTGATTGCCTTGGGTGGAGGTGCATATTTAAATAGAAACATCAGAAAACAAACTTTAGCTAAATCAACTAGTTTTTGGTTAAACTGGAACTCATCTACACTAATAAAAAGAATTAAAGATAACAAAAAAAGACCATTAGTTTTAAATTTAAAAATAAATGAGATAAAGAAATTGATAGATGAAAGATCAAAAATATATATTTCGTCTGATTATAAAATTAATTGTGATAAGCTTGATAAATTTGAAATTGTAAAAAAAATAAAAGATATATATGAAGGCTCATAA
- a CDS encoding DNA gyrase subunit B, with translation MAKNNSTYQADSIKVLKGLEAVRKRPGMYIGDTDDGTGLHHMVYEVVDNSIDEALAGHCKNISVDINQDGSVTVRDDGRGVPVDIHKGEKKSAAEVIMTQLHAGGKFDHDSYKVSGGLHGVGVSVVNALSERLELTIDRDGKKHFIEFKNGDAKSPLKVVGKSKNTGTEIKFLPSKEIFSLNKFSFLTLQKRMRELAFLNKGIKIILTDLTQKKPKIVEFKFDGGIVEFVEFLDEKREKLKNKSDNDLFRRPIYIEGLKNKIDVQCSLKWNAGYNEDVFPYTNNIYQKDGGTHLLGFRSALTRVINKYASEQNLLKKNKVSLSGDDVKEGLTCVLSVKIPDPKFSSQTKDKLVSSEVRNIVETIISEKLSIWFDQNPSVAKIVLTKIIQAAVARDVARKARENVRRKGSLELSGLPGKLADCQNSKQDGTELFIVEGDSAGGSAKQGRNRENQAVLPLRGKILNTFTELNGSKKNGHTNDLRTKALSKMMSSNEIVTLINALGLDPKNDEIDLKDLRYGKIIIMTDADVDGSHIRALLLTFFNNKPFNKLIENGHVYLAQPPLFKINKGSKGIYIKDEKELEDFIVKNSKDLKKIKKGSKDFEKSLQEEKSKLNIQRFKGLGEMNPEELWSTTLDPETRNLLQVQYSKNSQKDQDLIQTLMGSDVSSRKDFIVDNAINVSNLDI, from the coding sequence ATGGCAAAAAATAATAGCACTTATCAGGCAGACTCCATCAAAGTCTTAAAAGGACTTGAAGCAGTAAGAAAAAGACCAGGCATGTATATAGGCGACACCGATGACGGCACGGGTCTACATCATATGGTTTACGAAGTTGTCGATAATTCTATTGATGAGGCTTTAGCAGGACACTGTAAAAATATTTCAGTAGATATTAATCAAGATGGATCTGTAACAGTTAGAGATGATGGAAGAGGGGTTCCAGTTGATATTCATAAGGGTGAAAAAAAATCAGCAGCTGAAGTTATAATGACCCAGTTACATGCTGGTGGAAAGTTTGATCACGACTCATATAAAGTTTCAGGTGGTTTACATGGAGTTGGTGTTTCTGTCGTAAATGCATTATCTGAGAGACTTGAACTCACTATAGATAGAGATGGAAAAAAACATTTTATTGAATTTAAAAATGGTGATGCAAAATCACCTTTAAAAGTTGTTGGTAAATCCAAAAATACAGGTACAGAAATAAAATTTTTACCATCTAAAGAAATATTTTCCTTAAACAAATTTAGCTTTTTAACTTTGCAAAAAAGGATGAGAGAATTAGCTTTTTTAAATAAGGGTATTAAAATAATATTAACTGATCTAACTCAAAAAAAACCTAAAATTGTTGAGTTTAAATTTGATGGCGGAATTGTCGAATTTGTTGAATTTCTTGACGAAAAAAGAGAAAAATTAAAAAATAAAAGTGACAATGATTTGTTTAGAAGACCAATTTATATTGAAGGTCTTAAAAACAAAATTGATGTTCAGTGTTCTTTAAAATGGAACGCTGGATATAATGAAGATGTATTCCCTTATACAAACAATATTTATCAAAAAGATGGTGGAACACATTTGTTAGGATTTAGAAGTGCATTAACTAGAGTTATAAATAAATATGCATCTGAACAAAATCTTTTAAAAAAAAATAAAGTTTCTTTATCGGGTGATGACGTTAAGGAAGGTTTAACTTGTGTGTTATCTGTAAAAATACCTGATCCAAAATTTTCGTCTCAAACTAAAGATAAGCTAGTATCATCTGAAGTAAGAAATATAGTAGAAACAATTATAAGTGAAAAACTTTCAATTTGGTTTGATCAAAACCCGTCTGTTGCTAAAATAGTTCTAACAAAAATTATACAAGCTGCCGTAGCTAGGGATGTTGCACGGAAAGCAAGAGAAAATGTTAGGAGAAAAGGATCGTTAGAATTAAGTGGTTTACCTGGTAAGTTGGCGGATTGTCAAAATTCAAAACAAGATGGTACTGAACTTTTCATAGTTGAGGGTGACTCAGCTGGTGGATCAGCAAAACAAGGAAGAAATCGAGAAAATCAAGCAGTTTTACCTTTAAGAGGAAAAATTCTTAATACTTTTACGGAGTTAAATGGATCAAAAAAAAATGGACATACAAATGATCTAAGGACAAAGGCATTATCAAAAATGATGTCATCAAATGAAATAGTTACTTTGATAAATGCTTTAGGACTTGATCCTAAAAACGATGAGATTGATTTAAAAGATTTGAGATACGGAAAAATAATTATAATGACAGATGCTGACGTCGATGGATCACATATTAGAGCTTTATTACTCACATTTTTTAATAATAAACCATTCAATAAGTTAATTGAAAATGGTCATGTATATTTAGCTCAACCACCATTATTTAAAATTAATAAAGGATCTAAAGGAATTTACATCAAGGATGAGAAAGAATTAGAGGACTTCATAGTAAAAAATTCAAAAGATCTAAAAAAAATAAAAAAGGGGTCCAAGGATTTTGAAAAATCTTTACAAGAAGAAAAATCAAAATTGAATATTCAAAGATTTAAAGGCTTAGGAGAAATGAACCCAGAAGAATTATGGAGCACAACACTGGATCCTGAAACTAGAAATTTGCTGCAAGTACAATACTCAAAGAATTCGCAAAAAGACCAAGACCTTATTCAAACTTTAATGGGAAGCGATGTATCTTCAAGAAAAGATTTTATTGTTGATAACGCAATAAATGTTTCAAATTTAGACATTTAA
- the truA gene encoding tRNA pseudouridine(38-40) synthase TruA, protein MNRYQILIEYVGTSFIGWQTQKKGNSIQKTIQNVISKLLKENIKLHGSGRTDKGVHALEQSAHFDCQNKIKDINKLVKSLNFFLNKKSISILKIKLKKNDFHSRFSAKERTYLYIIRNDQSPSTINHNREWNIRNKLDLNLMKKGAKKLVGTHNFSTFRAANCGAKSPIRTIKKIQILKSKKQIKIRIQSQSFLKSQVRSMVGSLKYLSENKWNLKKFEDVFNSKDRKNCAPLAPAHGLYLEKVSY, encoded by the coding sequence ATGAATAGATATCAAATACTCATAGAATACGTTGGTACTTCATTTATTGGTTGGCAAACTCAGAAAAAGGGAAATTCAATTCAAAAAACAATTCAAAATGTTATTTCAAAACTATTAAAGGAAAATATTAAACTTCACGGATCTGGAAGAACTGATAAGGGTGTTCATGCTTTAGAACAATCAGCCCACTTTGACTGTCAAAATAAAATAAAAGATATTAATAAACTAGTCAAATCCCTTAATTTTTTTTTAAATAAAAAAAGTATTTCAATTCTTAAAATAAAATTAAAAAAGAATGATTTTCATTCAAGATTTTCTGCAAAAGAGAGAACTTACTTATATATAATTAGAAATGATCAATCTCCGTCAACAATAAATCACAATAGAGAATGGAATATCCGAAATAAATTAGATCTCAATTTGATGAAAAAAGGTGCTAAAAAATTAGTCGGAACACACAATTTTTCTACCTTCAGAGCAGCAAATTGTGGTGCGAAAAGCCCAATAAGAACTATAAAAAAAATACAAATTTTAAAATCAAAAAAACAAATTAAAATTAGAATTCAATCCCAGTCCTTTTTAAAAAGCCAGGTTAGATCCATGGTAGGGTCATTAAAATATTTATCTGAAAATAAATGGAATTTAAAAAAATTTGAAGATGTCTTTAATTCAAAAGATAGAAAAAATTGTGCACCACTAGCCCCAGCACATGGGCTTTATTTAGAAAAGGTTAGCTATTAG
- the fmt gene encoding methionyl-tRNA formyltransferase, which translates to MDKKIAFLGKPNFAVPILKSIHQSNYKISCVFSQPPRKSNRGHKLNKSPIHLLSEELGIEIKTPENIEKEIDYIKSLNLDLAIVVAYGQILSKDILSLSKNGFINIHASLLPKWRGAAPIQRSLINMDKITGLSIMKINPKLDEGPVCNKYSLDILENENAKSLADRLSNLAAEKILTNIENILQQKVNFEEQDSSMATYAKKIQKIEGKINWNNGADEILAKINGLYPQPGAWFSFENDRHKILRATLSKTTMKPGEIIDDELTISCGNKSIKVTEIQREGKKPQKTRDFLLGSKLKKGIILKNE; encoded by the coding sequence ATGGATAAAAAAATAGCTTTTTTAGGGAAACCTAATTTTGCAGTTCCTATCTTAAAATCTATCCATCAAAGTAATTACAAAATATCTTGTGTATTCAGTCAACCTCCAAGAAAGTCAAATAGAGGACATAAATTAAATAAATCTCCTATACATTTATTATCTGAAGAATTAGGCATTGAAATAAAAACACCTGAAAATATTGAAAAAGAAATAGATTACATAAAATCTTTAAATTTGGATTTAGCAATTGTAGTTGCTTATGGACAAATTCTTTCAAAGGATATTTTAAGTTTAAGCAAAAATGGTTTTATAAATATTCATGCATCTCTGCTGCCTAAGTGGAGAGGAGCAGCACCCATACAAAGATCGTTAATCAATATGGATAAAATTACAGGCTTAAGTATTATGAAAATAAATCCAAAGTTAGATGAGGGTCCAGTTTGTAACAAATATTCATTAGATATATTGGAAAACGAAAATGCTAAGAGTTTGGCTGATAGGCTTTCAAATTTGGCTGCTGAAAAAATATTAACTAATATTGAAAATATTTTGCAACAAAAAGTTAATTTTGAAGAACAAGATTCTTCAATGGCTACATATGCAAAAAAAATTCAAAAAATTGAAGGTAAAATAAACTGGAATAATGGAGCTGATGAAATTTTGGCAAAGATAAATGGATTGTATCCGCAACCTGGTGCTTGGTTTAGTTTCGAGAATGATAGGCACAAAATATTGAGAGCCACTCTATCAAAAACTACTATGAAACCTGGTGAAATAATTGACGATGAACTAACGATTTCTTGTGGCAATAAATCAATCAAAGTAACCGAAATTCAGAGAGAAGGGAAAAAGCCACAAAAAACTAGGGATTTTCTTTTAGGTAGCAAACTAAAAAAAGGGATCATCTTAAAAAATGAATAG
- a CDS encoding ActS/PrrB/RegB family redox-sensitive histidine kinase — translation MEFGKTSQLYSLNKSTYINLRWIGIIGQFITINSVRFIFDFEFNYIFANLIILIGAISNLFLIFFYKKTHLSNRSAFNFLLIDIIQLAALLYLSGGILNPFAIFLLIPSVFASSSLDIKTNIILIGFTILCIILLTFYHEHLPAPLDQSITNIYIYYSIPLALIIALLFLNYFALSFGKESNLRKEALDKIQEEISKEHELISLGGQAAAAAHSLGTPLSTIKIISQELFEQFKNDKDVKKDIDLLVSQVDRCNEILKRLTLNPIVEDEFIDKDLSLHDYVKEIVTSFQEISDKNFDIDIEQNANSFNVTKSIEIVYGIRNFIGNANKFAKNNIYIAIKSDSEVSEITIEDDGPGFPKDVLSKIGEPYIKSIKSKDKSKSGLGLGIFIGKTLLEKNEAKLLFRNSETRGGAEIKIEWLNKNLANI, via the coding sequence ATGGAGTTTGGAAAAACTTCACAACTTTACTCCTTGAATAAGTCTACTTATATAAATTTAAGATGGATAGGAATCATTGGTCAATTTATAACTATAAATAGTGTTAGATTTATATTCGATTTTGAATTCAATTATATTTTTGCCAACCTAATTATTTTGATTGGTGCAATAAGTAATTTATTTTTAATTTTTTTTTACAAGAAAACACACTTATCAAATAGATCAGCTTTTAATTTTCTATTAATAGATATTATTCAATTAGCGGCTTTATTATACTTATCAGGTGGAATATTAAATCCATTTGCTATATTTTTATTAATACCAAGTGTGTTTGCCTCATCCAGTTTAGATATTAAAACAAATATTATACTTATAGGTTTTACAATTTTATGTATAATTTTACTAACTTTTTACCATGAGCATTTACCAGCACCACTAGACCAATCAATTACAAACATTTATATTTATTATTCAATCCCTTTAGCATTAATTATAGCTTTATTATTTCTAAATTATTTTGCTTTATCATTTGGAAAAGAATCAAATCTTAGAAAAGAAGCTTTAGATAAGATACAAGAGGAAATTTCTAAAGAACATGAGCTTATATCTTTAGGAGGCCAAGCTGCAGCAGCAGCACACTCATTAGGAACACCTCTTTCAACTATTAAGATAATATCACAAGAATTGTTTGAACAATTTAAAAATGATAAGGATGTAAAAAAGGATATCGACCTTCTTGTAAGCCAAGTAGATAGGTGTAATGAGATATTAAAAAGATTAACATTAAATCCAATCGTAGAGGATGAGTTTATTGATAAAGACTTGAGTTTGCACGATTACGTCAAAGAAATAGTTACATCATTCCAAGAAATTTCCGATAAAAATTTCGATATTGATATCGAACAAAATGCTAACTCATTCAACGTTACAAAATCAATTGAGATTGTGTATGGGATTAGAAACTTTATTGGTAATGCGAATAAATTCGCCAAAAATAACATATATATTGCAATTAAAAGTGATAGTGAGGTCTCTGAAATAACAATCGAAGATGATGGACCAGGATTTCCAAAAGATGTTCTTAGTAAAATTGGTGAACCCTATATTAAATCAATAAAATCAAAGGATAAAAGTAAGTCTGGCTTAGGTTTAGGGATATTTATTGGTAAAACTCTACTTGAGAAAAATGAAGCTAAACTATTATTTAGAAATTCAGAGACAAGAGGTGGTGCAGAAATTAAAATAGAATGGCTGAATAAAAATTTAGCAAATATTTAA
- the def gene encoding peptide deformylase: protein MSIKTIITEPNKILRQKSKDVISVGKDEQKLMDDMLDTMYAANGIGLAAIQIGIPKRIIVMDISKGEEKKNPLYFVNPVIKNKNTELSTYEEGCLSVPNYFAEIDRPKKCDVEYLDYNGKKKVLNAEGLLATCIQHEMDHLEGILFIDYLSKLKKTMIIKKLSKQKEKPDRIIV, encoded by the coding sequence ATGTCAATTAAAACGATAATCACAGAACCTAATAAAATATTAAGGCAAAAATCCAAAGATGTAATTTCGGTTGGTAAAGATGAACAGAAATTGATGGATGACATGCTAGACACAATGTACGCTGCAAATGGAATAGGGTTAGCCGCAATTCAAATAGGTATACCAAAGAGGATTATTGTTATGGATATTTCTAAAGGTGAAGAAAAAAAAAATCCTTTGTACTTTGTAAATCCAGTTATCAAAAATAAAAATACTGAACTTTCAACATATGAAGAAGGTTGCTTATCAGTTCCAAATTATTTTGCAGAAATTGATCGCCCAAAAAAATGTGATGTTGAATATTTAGATTATAACGGTAAAAAAAAAGTTTTGAATGCAGAGGGTTTGTTGGCAACATGTATCCAACATGAAATGGATCATTTAGAGGGAATACTATTTATAGATTATTTATCAAAATTAAAAAAAACAATGATTATCAAAAAGCTTTCAAAACAAAAAGAAAAGCCCGATAGAATTATTGTTTGA
- a CDS encoding J domain-containing protein, producing MKNICDWNNCFEEGLYKAPKERDNSKNFRLLCLEHVKEFNKNWNYFSGMNDQQIMDFLRSDLTWHKPTQSFSSSDNFFKVLWNNALKDEMDKMKFDNEFNHMNKFKFNSNDIKAFGILGVSVGLKWEKIQEKFKKLVKKFHPDMNSGNKKFEDKLKVITLAYTQLKNTYKDRIDT from the coding sequence ATGAAAAATATCTGTGATTGGAACAATTGTTTTGAGGAAGGGTTATATAAAGCGCCCAAAGAAAGAGATAATAGTAAAAATTTTAGATTACTATGTTTAGAACATGTAAAAGAATTTAATAAAAATTGGAATTATTTCTCTGGTATGAATGATCAGCAGATAATGGATTTTTTGAGATCAGATTTAACCTGGCACAAACCGACGCAGAGCTTTAGCTCGTCAGATAATTTTTTTAAAGTTTTATGGAATAACGCGCTAAAAGATGAAATGGATAAAATGAAATTTGATAATGAATTTAACCATATGAACAAATTTAAGTTTAATAGTAATGATATTAAAGCATTTGGAATACTTGGAGTATCGGTAGGACTAAAATGGGAAAAAATTCAGGAAAAATTTAAAAAACTTGTTAAAAAATTTCACCCTGATATGAATTCTGGAAATAAAAAATTTGAAGATAAACTTAAAGTAATAACTTTAGCTTATACTCAACTTAAAAATACTTATAAGGATAGAATTGACACCTAA
- a CDS encoding cobaltochelatase CobT-related protein: protein MNKEDSFKEKFKQAILSTVKVISEDNFLNPKNKKQLNEENLKVNDIENIKDKNEFIKIRAENDSEALKRKFSNKSIFEKNMPSNHSCQSLYKLSEKIRYEMLGSEMLMGISKNFQKNYSNKLKKIDLTKIKKKDDVNISDAFEIYMLDKFLKVQIEPEAQKILSFWEKELRDTFDKHITYLNKNLENQEIYNSKFSEILENMEIFDNEENDEKKETQEDNNQDNSSSNNQDDNDSDSSEDKKEDDSLNEGVDGLDDINEFRLDEQTTSEENENQQSESVVQKKNLGVGDRDYKVYTTEFDEVAKAENLESPEEISKLRKNLDQQLTSFQDIITKLANKLQRQLLAKQNRAWEFDLEEGLLDSSKLPRIIIDPYNSLSFKKEKDLDFKDTVVTLLIDNSGSMRGRPITIAALCADILSRTLERCSVKVEILGFTTKNWKGGLSREEWNKSGKTKNPGRLNDLRHIIYKSADTHWRQSKKNLGLMLKEGLLKENIDGEAITWAFNRLKKRKEERKIMMVISDGAPVDDSTLSVNSGDFLEKHLKKIVKFIENKSDIEILAIGIGHDVSRYYQKAIKITDVQELGDVMIGQLSGLFENKKKLH from the coding sequence ATGAACAAAGAAGACAGTTTCAAAGAAAAATTTAAGCAAGCAATATTATCAACCGTTAAAGTAATCTCTGAAGATAACTTTTTAAATCCTAAAAATAAGAAACAATTAAATGAAGAAAACCTTAAGGTAAATGACATTGAAAATATCAAAGATAAAAATGAATTTATAAAAATAAGAGCAGAAAATGATTCTGAAGCTTTAAAAAGAAAATTTTCAAATAAATCAATCTTTGAAAAAAATATGCCATCTAATCATAGTTGCCAATCGTTATATAAATTGTCTGAAAAAATTAGATATGAAATGTTAGGATCGGAAATGTTAATGGGAATTTCAAAGAATTTCCAAAAGAACTATTCAAATAAATTAAAAAAAATTGATCTTACAAAAATTAAAAAAAAAGACGATGTAAATATTTCAGATGCATTTGAAATTTATATGTTAGACAAATTTTTAAAAGTACAAATTGAGCCAGAGGCTCAAAAAATTTTAAGTTTTTGGGAGAAAGAGTTGAGGGATACTTTTGATAAACATATTACTTATTTAAATAAAAACTTAGAAAATCAAGAGATCTACAATTCAAAATTTTCAGAAATATTAGAGAATATGGAAATTTTTGATAATGAAGAAAATGACGAAAAAAAAGAGACTCAAGAAGATAATAACCAAGATAATTCAAGCTCTAATAATCAAGATGATAACGATTCAGATAGCTCTGAAGATAAAAAAGAAGATGACTCTTTAAATGAAGGAGTAGATGGTTTAGACGACATAAACGAATTTAGACTTGATGAACAGACAACCAGTGAAGAAAATGAAAACCAACAATCTGAAAGTGTTGTTCAGAAGAAAAATTTAGGTGTTGGAGATAGAGATTATAAAGTATATACAACCGAATTTGATGAAGTTGCAAAAGCTGAAAACCTTGAAAGCCCCGAAGAAATTTCTAAGCTCAGAAAAAATTTGGACCAACAGCTAACAAGTTTCCAAGATATTATAACTAAACTTGCAAATAAGTTACAACGTCAATTATTAGCAAAACAAAACAGAGCATGGGAATTTGATTTAGAGGAGGGTTTATTAGATAGTTCTAAATTACCTAGAATTATTATTGATCCGTATAATTCCTTATCATTCAAAAAAGAGAAAGACTTAGATTTTAAAGATACCGTTGTAACATTATTGATTGATAATTCTGGATCAATGAGAGGTAGACCAATTACAATTGCCGCTCTATGTGCTGATATTTTATCTAGAACTTTGGAAAGATGCTCAGTGAAAGTTGAGATTCTTGGATTTACAACAAAAAACTGGAAAGGTGGATTGTCTAGAGAGGAATGGAATAAATCTGGTAAAACAAAAAATCCTGGAAGATTAAATGATTTAAGGCACATAATTTATAAATCGGCAGATACACATTGGAGACAATCAAAGAAAAATTTAGGACTTATGCTTAAAGAAGGTCTTCTAAAAGAAAACATTGATGGAGAGGCTATTACTTGGGCATTTAATAGACTTAAAAAAAGAAAAGAGGAAAGAAAAATTATGATGGTAATTTCTGATGGTGCACCAGTAGACGATTCAACTTTATCAGTAAATTCTGGAGATTTTCTTGAGAAACATTTAAAGAAAATTGTTAAGTTTATTGAGAACAAAAGTGATATTGAAATTTTAGCAATCGGTATTGGACACGATGTTTCTAGATATTATCAAAAAGCAATAAAAATAACTGACGTTCAAGAATTAGGAGATGTGATGATTGGACAATTAAGTGGATTATTTGAGAATAAAAAAAAATTACATTAA
- the aroB gene encoding 3-dehydroquinate synthase: protein MKAHNLSINTKTKKYSIFIGSNLISNINRIFTSQKLSFSKILIVVDKNVPIKFRKKLISNLKTDLKKIHIFNPSEKNKSQKTVEIIQNILFKNRFNRDDCLIAFGGGITGDVAAYSASTYKRGIKFVNIPTTLLAQVDSSVGGKTGINNSYGKNLIGSFYQPDAVVSDINLLKSLNTREIICGYAEILKSSLLESYQSFNYLDKNIKDILKLKEPFINKAVLKSCNLKKKIVQKDETEKNLRKVLNLGHTFAHAYESCLGFSKKLNHGEAVIIGINNSIEFSKKQNLINIKSYKSIKNHINKIPLNKSFKSLFKKKDINKIISFMKSDKKNSSKKINLILFKNFGKIKTDFQITEFSLKKFLNSQLIN from the coding sequence ATGAAGGCTCATAATCTTAGTATTAATACTAAAACAAAAAAATATTCTATTTTTATTGGTTCAAATTTAATCTCAAATATAAACAGAATTTTTACATCACAAAAATTATCATTTTCTAAAATTTTGATTGTAGTGGATAAAAATGTTCCTATTAAATTTAGAAAAAAGTTAATCAGTAATCTAAAAACTGACCTGAAAAAGATTCATATATTTAACCCTAGTGAAAAGAACAAAAGTCAAAAAACTGTTGAAATTATTCAAAACATTCTTTTTAAGAATAGATTTAATAGGGATGATTGTTTAATTGCATTTGGAGGAGGTATCACTGGAGATGTTGCTGCATATTCTGCAAGCACATATAAAAGAGGTATTAAATTTGTTAACATTCCCACAACTCTGTTGGCCCAAGTAGATTCCTCTGTAGGTGGGAAAACAGGTATTAATAATTCATATGGCAAAAATCTAATTGGAAGTTTCTATCAACCTGACGCTGTGGTATCAGATATAAATTTACTAAAATCATTAAATACAAGAGAAATTATTTGTGGATATGCTGAAATATTAAAAAGTAGCCTATTAGAGAGCTATCAAAGTTTTAACTACTTAGACAAAAATATTAAAGATATTTTAAAGCTTAAAGAGCCATTTATAAACAAAGCTGTTCTCAAGAGTTGTAATTTGAAAAAAAAAATAGTTCAAAAGGACGAGACAGAGAAAAATTTAAGAAAAGTTTTAAATCTAGGACATACATTTGCACATGCTTATGAAAGTTGTCTAGGATTTTCAAAAAAACTAAATCATGGTGAGGCAGTTATAATTGGAATTAATAATTCAATCGAATTTAGTAAAAAGCAAAATTTGATAAATATCAAATCTTATAAGTCCATTAAAAATCATATAAATAAAATACCATTAAATAAAAGTTTTAAATCATTATTTAAGAAAAAAGATATAAATAAAATTATATCCTTTATGAAATCTGACAAAAAAAATAGCTCAAAAAAAATTAATTTAATATTATTTAAAAATTTTGGGAAAATAAAAACCGATTTTCAAATCACTGAATTTTCTTTAAAAAAATTTTTAAATTCGCAACTAATTAATTAA
- a CDS encoding BolA/IbaG family iron-sulfur metabolism protein: MDINQLSEIVKKKILENQSVEEIYLEDKSFLHKNHKNNDPKKFHIKLKIKSEKLKKMNKVQSNRLIFKILENEMREYIHSLQILIN, translated from the coding sequence ATGGATATTAATCAACTTTCAGAAATAGTAAAAAAAAAAATCCTAGAAAATCAATCAGTCGAAGAAATTTATTTAGAAGATAAATCCTTTTTACATAAAAATCATAAAAATAATGATCCTAAAAAATTTCATATAAAATTAAAAATTAAGTCAGAAAAACTAAAAAAAATGAATAAAGTTCAATCTAACAGACTAATTTTCAAAATATTGGAGAATGAAATGAGAGAATATATACATTCGTTACAGATTTTAATTAATTAG